The Deltaproteobacteria bacterium genomic sequence ATCAGGGCGGGGGTGACCGCCACCTCCTTTTCAACAGCACGCGGGACTACGCCCGTCGTCACCCTCGCCGACGTAGACGGCGGTATCGAACGCCTGGTCCTCCGAGGGCCCGACCAAGACGTAGATGCCGGTCCGCCGAACTTCGGAGCGCTTCCCCAGCCGTTCCAGCTCAGTCCGTGGCGCCACGAGTGCTTGGCCGGTCCACATCCCGACCTCGGCGGTACGAAGGCCCTGGGCAGACCCATCGACCAAGAACAATCGAACCGATCGGCCTGGCATCACGGCTTCCCTTCGGAGAACTGGCCCACCACGCGCAGAAGGTCGTTCTTGAATTCGGCTACCGACGGGTAGCGACCGCCGGCAGGCGCGAGAGCCTTCGTGATCACCGCATCGATCGGCGCGAGTGCGCCGTCGCGGTTGGCCAGTGCGTGGTAGTTGGCTCGGTCGGGCAGTTGCCCCGCGATGACCTCGTAGAGGATCACTCCGCACGAGTAGATGTCGTGTCCCGGCGACCGCAGTTTTGGATTCGCGAGAACCTCGTGCGGGACATATGCGGCAGTTCCAACCCCGGCTGTCGTCAAACTCTCCTGAGTCGCGTCATCGAACACGTACGCCAGGCCAAAATCGACGACTACGGCTTGGCCATCGCTATCACGCACAAGGATGTTCGATGGCTTCAGATCACGATGAAGAACCTGATTGGCATGGGCATATTCGATGGCCCCGAGCACCTCAATCATGTGCCGCACCGCAAGTGCTGGGGACTGCCCAAACGTCGCCTCGCGGAGATTCTTCCCGCTGATCAGCGCCATAACGAGAAATGGTCGGCCGTCGCCGTCCAGCCCGGCGTCGACATACGGGACTATTGCTCGATGCTGGAGCTTCCGCACGACAGCGACCTCCCGCTCAAAGCGCTTGCGGGCCTTCTCGATGTCGGTAAGAGCGCTTGGCAGATGTAGCTTCACTGCAAATTCGAACGAGCCGAACGCAGACTCTCTTGTCGCTCGACGAACCTCTCCGAAACCGCCTCGCCCAAGGCACTCGCCAATGAGGTACGTCGGCGCTGAGCTGGAGGCTTCAGGTGATGTACTTGCTACTGAGCTGACAACCTCTCGAACCAGCTTTGGTGGCCGAATCGCGTACCCGATGCGGTGCTTTCTGAGGATGGCATTGACGTGTTCTGCGGTCGGCGTCCGTACTTCTTCGCCCACCGTTGTCATCGCGGTCCAGTAGGCATCGATGAACGCGGGGAGGTTTCGGTCTTGCCGGCCCATCGCATCGACCATGTCGCTGTGGGCCCAACTGGCGTTCGAACTGGTGTTCGAGTTACCGAACCGCCCTTTGAAGATCTCGTATACCGCCTGCTGGTCCTCGGCCTGAGCTGCCACCCTAGTTACGAGCTCAAGCAACTCATTCAGCGCCTCTTGGGGCATGTGCCCGAGCGTCGGGTCGAAGTACCAGTCCCGCGGGTAGTCGAGGCTCATGCCGAGATCAGCCCTCCGCCACTGGCAGCCATCGCGTCATACTGTTCAAGCACCAGCTTTTTGGTCCGGTACTCGCCGTACCGCTTGGTCTCATTCTCCTTGAGGACACGAAAGGTCTCTGCGGGAGGCGGCGGGTCAAGGACGAACTCCACCTCACTGCGGTCGAGTCCGTAGAGGTGGAAGAACGCGGCGTCGAGCTCAGCGCGGATCCGAACCCGTCGCGCCTCGTCCCACTTGAAAGGCTTACCCTGATAGCCGCAATCGCGGGCGAAGGGCGTCATGTCGTTCGACACGTAGACCAGCTCTAGGACGCGCTCGGAGAACCACTTATACGCGGGTCTGTTCGAGTCCAAGTAGGGGATCACCTCTCGGAACCGATCAGGCGCTACGACCGGAAGCTGCCGCATTGTGAAGTACTTGAGCGAGGTGCCGCCCACCTTTTGTCGAGCCGCGTAGTCGAAGACTAAGGACGCCATCATCGTGCCCAAGCACGAAACGAGGGCAGGCTCTTCGTTCGAAAGGCAGAGGAGGTACTTGTCACCAACACCTACTCTCGGGATGAAGGCGGCGATGACGGTCCGTTCATCGGTGTTCCGGGTGATGTCGCGCCAGCCGAGCAGCCAATCGCGATTCCAACCATCAGCCATCGCATCTGCGACCTCGGCGGCTGGGACCCAGAACCAGGGCTGCGCCACGAAGTCCGGGTCAGCCTTCTGCTCTGCTGTGGGCCTCGGCAGGATGCCCTGGTTGGCCTGCGCCTCAGTCTGGCCTTCGTACGTTCCGTACCGATGGTCGAAGTGGTGAACCATCTTCGCCTCGTAGAGCGGCAGGTACCTGTCCTTTCCCTTGGCGAAGGTGTTGCCGGTGCGCCTCCAGCCCTCCTTCTCCAACTGAGCCTGTTCGCGGAACAGACCGGAGTCGTTCGCCATGTGGAACATCGCTGAGAACTTCACCTGCCACGGGTTCGCCTTCGGTTCCTCCTCTCGTACGAGCACGGGAAGGCGGCCGTAGATCTTCTTGGCCAGAGCGGCGTCAGACGTCGTGCGGAAGATTGGGCACGTGCGCGTGTTCGGGTTGAGAAGTCGGATCTCATCTGCCGTGAGCGTGAACCGGCGCTTTGGATCGCTGACCTGCTCTACCTGCCGGGCGAAGAAGACGAACAGCGGCGCCGTTGGGCCCCGCTCTCGTGATGCCACCGTCAGGAGGGAGAACTTCAGAGCGTGATGGACTGCGGGGAAAAGGAACTCCTCATTCTCAAAGCTGAGGAGGCTGACGAGAGCTCGCCCGTCTACGAGGTCTTGGAAGAACTCCTTCGTCGTGTCATCAGTTGCGATGCCCGCGGGCACGATGCAACCAACTCTGCCGGTCCGTGCAATGAGAGCTCGATTCCACTCCGAAAACGCGGTGTAGGTATTCACGTCGCCCTGACCGCAGAGCGGATAACGTCCGGAAGACCGGATGAAATGGCTTTCGGCTTCGGCCTGCCGCCGTGCATCCAGAAATGACGCGAAGAGAACCGGGTCCTCGGTCTCCAGCTTTGCGATCATCTGCTTGCGCGTGGCCGCTTTACCGGCCGCCGCAATGTCCGGCCTGCGGACCGCAAACCACTCCTTCTCTTGGAGTTTCACTCGCTCCCACGGCGGGTTGCCGAGAACGACGTCGAATCCACCCTTCCACCCTGGTGCGGCCACTTCACCATTCGGATCCCCCGCGAAGACCTCCGGGAACGCCAAGTGCCAGTGGAAGAACGCGAAGGAATCCGCAAGGCGTTGCACCTCGGTGGTCAGCTTGGGGGTCGCGTTGCTTGCGTCAGCAGCGAGTCGCCGGAACAGATCCTCGGTGATGGCGAAGGCCGCGTCAGTCTTTCGCCACGCGAAAGCGGCACACCATGCGTCCGCGATGAAGTTCGCGTGCCGGAAGGTTTCTGACTGGCGCAGCCCCTCCCAGGCCCGTTCCTTCTTGTGGACCCCCTCGATCGTCTCGTCTACGAGTGCTTCGAGAGCGACCGCGGCGTTGGTTAGGCCCTCGGTCGATGCGACTACCCGAGCGCCGCCAAAGAGGCTCCCCTGGCCAGTACGTTGCGCCCTGTTGTCCCTCTTCAAGGAAGACACGATCTTCCTGTCATCGCCCTCGATGGCCTCGAATGCTTCGTCGGGGATCCCTTTGGCGATGAGCGCCGGGGTTGCGCCGATGAGCGCATTGCCTTGCCGAATCTTCGAGTCGAGGAAGCTCAGCGGCCTTCCGGGCTCCAGTGCCTCCATCCAGAGGCTCACCTTGCAGAGCTCGACGGCCATCTCGTTCATGTCGACGCCGTAGATGCAGTGGCCGATGACATCACGGAGCGCCCGGCGCACGTCGACGGGGCTCGGTTCCTCGTTGCCAGTGCGGATGAAGGCCAGGCGCTTGGCGATCCGATGGGCGGCAGCGATGAGGAAGTGACCCGAGCCGCAGGCCGGGTCCACGACCTTCAGGGCCAGGATGGCCTTCTCCGGGTCGGAGTTCTTGGCGGCCTCATCTAGGACGGGGTCCAGTGCCGAGTCGAGGAGGCAGGTCACCAGGCTGGTCGGCGTGTAGTAGCTGCCGGTGGTCTTCCGCTCATTCCCACTGGCGCTCACGAGCTCAAACAGGGCCTCCTCGACGTTGACCTGCTTCGGTCGCAGCTCCAGGAGGGACTCGTAGATGCCTCCCAGTTCCTCGGCGCCGAGGTTGCGGTAGTCCACGTATCGGCGGACGCCGTTACCCTCTGTGACGGTGAGGGCTCGAATCGCATCGAGGAGATCCCGGTTGGCGATTGAGCAGCTTTTGAGCGCCGCGACAGCGTTCTCGGACCACAAGAAGCTTCCGAGGGCGGGCAAGCCAAGATCAGGACAACCCTCATCGCGCCCCAGCTTCTCCATGACGACCCAGAGCGACTGCCACAGGTCGCCGTGCGGAGTGCCACGGACGGTCTTCGCCAGGCTTCGCAGCCGCTGTGCCGAGTAGAAGCGCCGATACCGAGTCTTGGAGTCGGCCGGTGCGTCCGGAGCGAGGAGGATCTCTCGATCTTCCGCCACGAAGAGGAAGATCAGCCGGTACACCAGCCGCAGGAGCTGGCGATAGTAGTCGTCCTTGGAGAGTCCGGTACCTTTCAGCGCTGCCTTGAGCTCCTTGTTGGACGGGTGCGCAATGAAGCCGCGTCCCAGTGTGAGGATCGCCTTCTCGACCCCATCCCTGAGTTGGTCGAGGGCCCGCGTGCCCTGCGCCTGTGCTGCCTTGGACCACTTCTCCAAGTAGCAGTCCTCGGGGCGCTCGGACCGAACACGGGTGGCGTGGCACAGCATCCAAAACAGCACGAAGTCCGGGTAGACCTCGTCTCGGAGCATGGCCTCCAGGTCGAACTCGACGAACGACTGCCTCGTCAAGGCGACGCTGTCGCGCAGGATCCGGAGCTTGAGGCCGTTGGAGACGAACGCCCAGAGGTGCCCCTTGGACCGGTTCAGGAACTCTTGAACCAGACCGTGCGGCGTCATCTTTGGGTGGTCGGGGCCCGCCTGGTGACGCACGTCGAGGTCGCACCGGAACCCGGGCAGGTGAATGGGGGTGTGCTCCCAGCCGTGGGAGATGGCGTAGACCTTCTCCTCGATTACGACGGGCTTCGCCGGCGCCAGCAGGCCGTAGTCGAGCTCCTTGAACAGAGGAAGAAGCCACTTCTCCTGGGTGACCTTCGCGCCCTCATTCCCCTCCGGAACCTTCGCCATCGCTTCGCGGAAGCCTGCCCAGAGGGCGCGAACCTTGTTCCACGAGCGGCTAATGGCCTCGTTTAGCTTCTCGCCGACGAGCGCGTAATCGCCAGGGGCGAGGCCCTCCAGCTCCTTGTCGTTGCCGGCGATGCGCCGGAGGAGGTCTGGGGGAAGAATCGCCCCTTCAATGTTGATCGTGCTGAACCGATCGTTCGTACCCGCGGCCATCTTTATGCCGCTCCGTTCGGAAGGAAGAGGAAGACGCCGAGTAGGTCAGGAGCACCGGCGGCCTGAATGCGGTGGCTGACCCCCTTAGCCTTGGAGGACTCGCGGACACGGCGGTGCGCATCGAGGAGTTCCTTGCCCCGCTCGTCGCCGGTTCGTGCGAGCTGAGGACCGATGACGGCCATCCCCTCAGGATCGAGCACCTTCTCCAGAAAGGCTTTCGCCTTGTCTTCGAAGACGTTTCCACCAGGCTTGGCGAACAAGAGCTTCTCGGCCTCGCCCGGCGGAAGCCATTCGGCGCTCTGCGGTGCGCCACGGAAGCCGAGGAGCAGGCAGTCTTCGGCCAACAGCGGCCACTCCACGTTCCCCTGCTTCGTCAGGATGTGGAACCGGAACCGCGCCAGGAGCAGCGTCGTGCGGCGCTGTACGGCGTCGGTCTGGATGACGCCGCAACGCCTCGCGAGCGGCTGGCCCGCCTGGGCGTCGAGTGCAGTCGTCAGCACGTGGTTGGCCAACCGCTCGACAACCGGATGCGTACGCTGGAGGTAAGCCACTCCCTCCGGAACAGGCAGCTCAAATCTGGCGACAAAGGTCTTCTCTTCGCCGACGGCCTCACGGATTGCGGGTGCAGTCCCCTTGAGATCGACCTTGAGCGTGCCCTCGTTGTCCCCGACGACCGCGTGCGCCGCTCGAAGCGTTTCGGATACGAATCGCTCGACGTCGACGGCTGCGCCGATCGCGCTCTGGATCGCCTGAAGTTCGCGGGCCACCTCGTCCACCTTGATGGGAATCTGGGCGTATACGGTTTGAGACTGCTTGAGCGCCGCTTCCTGCCAGTCCTTGTGCAGGGCGTCGCGCTGAGCCTTGACGACGGCCTCCGGGAAGAGCTCGCCCTGCTCAGTCTTGTCCTGACGCTTGAGAAGTAGGCCCTCGAAGATCGCCTCCATCACCTTGTTCGGGTCGGTTGGCACCGGCACCGAGATACCCAGGTCGTTGCGAATCGACTTGTGCTTCTTGATGAGTACATCGAGGACGATGCCGTCGATGCGGTTGTCCTTGCCGTAGTAGGTGATGACGCGGACCTTGTCCTTAACCTGTCCGTACCGGTCCACTCGGCCCTCGCGTTGCTCGTGGCGGGTCGGATTCCAGGCGAGGTCGTAGTGAACGACCGCGTCGAAGTGCTCCTGGAGGTTGATCCCCTCGCTCAAGCAGTCGGTGGCAACCAGAACGATGGGTCTCTTCTGCTTCTTGTGGGCTGCGAGCTCGGCAATTCGCGCCTCGCGATCCTCAGGCGGAAGTTGCCCCGTCACCGACATCACCTCGACTGACTTGAGCGCCTTTCGGACGTACTCGGCAACGTAGTCGGCGGTGGGGATGAATCGGCAGAAGACGATGGGGCTGAAGCCCTCCTCGATGAGCGGCTTGAGGAGCTGGAGCAGTCCCTGAAGCTTGGAGTCCTTCTTCCCGCCAAGCGCGTCTGCCTCCGCTGCGAGGCCTCGCAGGCGCTTGCTCGTCTCCGTTTCCGTTCCATTGTCCGTGAGCCCGCCAGGCGCGACGTCGATGCCTTCGGCGCTCTCATCACCGGCGGGGTCGAGGACCGTGATCCGGCCGAGCTCGTCGGCTGTCTCGATCGAATCGGTGTCCGCGACCGCCGCCCGGTTGCGAAGAGTCATGGCTGCTGCCGCCGGGCTGCTGGCGAGAGCGCGAAGCAGGCCGAGGGCTGCCCACCATCGGATCCGCTGCCGGTAGGTCTTGTCGTCGGCGTCCTGGACCGTCTCGCGGGCAAACTCCAGCACCTTGTCAAATAGGCGCCGGTAGTCAGGCGTAAGCAAATAGGTCGGATCTTCTTTGGGCGACTCACGCTTCGGAAAAGGCGTCTCCGCGTCCAAGAAGGCTTTGAGATCGCCGCGGCGCCGCTGGACGACGTACTTGGCGAGCTCTCGCTTCCGCTCGTCCGCCTCCTTGGGGCTCGCCGCCTCAGACAGCTTCTCAAATTCCGGCCGTAGCAAACCAAGCAGGGAACGGAACGCGCCCTCCTTGCCGCTGTGGGGAGTCGCGGTGACGAGCACGAGGTGGCGGCTCTCGTCTTTGGCCAGGCCCTTCAGGAGTTGATGCCGCTGATGGCGGCCTGTGTTGGCGCCGCCGTCGAAGGCGCACGAGTGCGCTTCATCGACGATGACCAGCTCAGGGCAGCTCCGCAGGAAGTCATCGCGTCGCCGGTCGCTCTTGATGAAGTCCATCGAAACGACCACGAAGGGGTAATGCTCGAAGAGCGACTCACCCACGTCGAGCGACTTCTCCAGCCTGGAGGCTGTGCTCGCGAGGACCAGCTCCGCCTCGATGTGAAACTTCTGGAGAAGCTCGCGCTGCCACTGCTCGGCCAGCGGCGGCGGACAGAGTACGCAGAGGCGCTTTACCTCGCCGCGATCCAGGAGCTCGCGGGCGATGAGACCCGCCTCCACTGTCTTTCCGATGCCGACGTCGTCTGCGATGAGTAGCCGCAC encodes the following:
- a CDS encoding N-6 DNA methylase; the protein is MAAGTNDRFSTINIEGAILPPDLLRRIAGNDKELEGLAPGDYALVGEKLNEAISRSWNKVRALWAGFREAMAKVPEGNEGAKVTQEKWLLPLFKELDYGLLAPAKPVVIEEKVYAISHGWEHTPIHLPGFRCDLDVRHQAGPDHPKMTPHGLVQEFLNRSKGHLWAFVSNGLKLRILRDSVALTRQSFVEFDLEAMLRDEVYPDFVLFWMLCHATRVRSERPEDCYLEKWSKAAQAQGTRALDQLRDGVEKAILTLGRGFIAHPSNKELKAALKGTGLSKDDYYRQLLRLVYRLIFLFVAEDREILLAPDAPADSKTRYRRFYSAQRLRSLAKTVRGTPHGDLWQSLWVVMEKLGRDEGCPDLGLPALGSFLWSENAVAALKSCSIANRDLLDAIRALTVTEGNGVRRYVDYRNLGAEELGGIYESLLELRPKQVNVEEALFELVSASGNERKTTGSYYTPTSLVTCLLDSALDPVLDEAAKNSDPEKAILALKVVDPACGSGHFLIAAAHRIAKRLAFIRTGNEEPSPVDVRRALRDVIGHCIYGVDMNEMAVELCKVSLWMEALEPGRPLSFLDSKIRQGNALIGATPALIAKGIPDEAFEAIEGDDRKIVSSLKRDNRAQRTGQGSLFGGARVVASTEGLTNAAVALEALVDETIEGVHKKERAWEGLRQSETFRHANFIADAWCAAFAWRKTDAAFAITEDLFRRLAADASNATPKLTTEVQRLADSFAFFHWHLAFPEVFAGDPNGEVAAPGWKGGFDVVLGNPPWERVKLQEKEWFAVRRPDIAAAGKAATRKQMIAKLETEDPVLFASFLDARRQAEAESHFIRSSGRYPLCGQGDVNTYTAFSEWNRALIARTGRVGCIVPAGIATDDTTKEFFQDLVDGRALVSLLSFENEEFLFPAVHHALKFSLLTVASRERGPTAPLFVFFARQVEQVSDPKRRFTLTADEIRLLNPNTRTCPIFRTTSDAALAKKIYGRLPVLVREEEPKANPWQVKFSAMFHMANDSGLFREQAQLEKEGWRRTGNTFAKGKDRYLPLYEAKMVHHFDHRYGTYEGQTEAQANQGILPRPTAEQKADPDFVAQPWFWVPAAEVADAMADGWNRDWLLGWRDITRNTDERTVIAAFIPRVGVGDKYLLCLSNEEPALVSCLGTMMASLVFDYAARQKVGGTSLKYFTMRQLPVVAPDRFREVIPYLDSNRPAYKWFSERVLELVYVSNDMTPFARDCGYQGKPFKWDEARRVRIRAELDAAFFHLYGLDRSEVEFVLDPPPPAETFRVLKENETKRYGEYRTKKLVLEQYDAMAASGGGLISA
- a CDS encoding serine/threonine protein kinase, translating into MSLDYPRDWYFDPTLGHMPQEALNELLELVTRVAAQAEDQQAVYEIFKGRFGNSNTSSNASWAHSDMVDAMGRQDRNLPAFIDAYWTAMTTVGEEVRTPTAEHVNAILRKHRIGYAIRPPKLVREVVSSVASTSPEASSSAPTYLIGECLGRGGFGEVRRATRESAFGSFEFAVKLHLPSALTDIEKARKRFEREVAVVRKLQHRAIVPYVDAGLDGDGRPFLVMALISGKNLREATFGQSPALAVRHMIEVLGAIEYAHANQVLHRDLKPSNILVRDSDGQAVVVDFGLAYVFDDATQESLTTAGVGTAAYVPHEVLANPKLRSPGHDIYSCGVILYEVIAGQLPDRANYHALANRDGALAPIDAVITKALAPAGGRYPSVAEFKNDLLRVVGQFSEGKP
- a CDS encoding DEAD/DEAH box helicase; amino-acid sequence: MNYAPGALVTARGRDWVVLPESDENLLVLRPLGGSDAEIAGVYLPLEAVKSASFDPPSIQQLGDHSSCRLLRDAVRLGFRSSAGPFRSFARLAVEPRPYQLVPLLMALKLDPVRLLIADDVGIGKTVEAGLIARELLDRGEVKRLCVLCPPPLAEQWQRELLQKFHIEAELVLASTASRLEKSLDVGESLFEHYPFVVVSMDFIKSDRRRDDFLRSCPELVIVDEAHSCAFDGGANTGRHQRHQLLKGLAKDESRHLVLVTATPHSGKEGAFRSLLGLLRPEFEKLSEAASPKEADERKRELAKYVVQRRRGDLKAFLDAETPFPKRESPKEDPTYLLTPDYRRLFDKVLEFARETVQDADDKTYRQRIRWWAALGLLRALASSPAAAAMTLRNRAAVADTDSIETADELGRITVLDPAGDESAEGIDVAPGGLTDNGTETETSKRLRGLAAEADALGGKKDSKLQGLLQLLKPLIEEGFSPIVFCRFIPTADYVAEYVRKALKSVEVMSVTGQLPPEDREARIAELAAHKKQKRPIVLVATDCLSEGINLQEHFDAVVHYDLAWNPTRHEQREGRVDRYGQVKDKVRVITYYGKDNRIDGIVLDVLIKKHKSIRNDLGISVPVPTDPNKVMEAIFEGLLLKRQDKTEQGELFPEAVVKAQRDALHKDWQEAALKQSQTVYAQIPIKVDEVARELQAIQSAIGAAVDVERFVSETLRAAHAVVGDNEGTLKVDLKGTAPAIREAVGEEKTFVARFELPVPEGVAYLQRTHPVVERLANHVLTTALDAQAGQPLARRCGVIQTDAVQRRTTLLLARFRFHILTKQGNVEWPLLAEDCLLLGFRGAPQSAEWLPPGEAEKLLFAKPGGNVFEDKAKAFLEKVLDPEGMAVIGPQLARTGDERGKELLDAHRRVRESSKAKGVSHRIQAAGAPDLLGVFLFLPNGAA